A single window of Marinobacter sp. LA51 DNA harbors:
- a CDS encoding NAD-dependent succinate-semialdehyde dehydrogenase: MIESPLLEKLNGYIGGRWTDNAQGNTFDVYNPATGDVIAKVASMSESEVEDAVAAGKSALRLTSPYSIETRRKWLEDIRDALKANKEEVGRILCMEHGKPLHEAQGEVDYAAGFFDYCSKHIQALDAHTIPEKPKDCTWTVHYRPVGVTGLITPWNFPIGMIAKKLSAALAAGCPSVIKPASETPLTMIALFSLMDQHTDMPDGMVNLVMGKASVIGKVLCESPDVPMLSFTGSTEVGRKLIVDTAEQVKKLALELGGNAPFIVFDDADLDAAADNLIANKFRGGGQTCVCANRIFVHEKVADAFGEKLAERVNKMTVGDGINGDVDLGPLINKAGFDKVKRHLEDALEQGASLVAGKQPGDLGDGLFFPPTVITDVTRDMCCYREETFGPLVPMALFRTEEEVIEAGNDTEFGLASYVFTGDADRAQRVAAGLRFGHCGWNTGTGPTPEAPFGGMKASGTGREGGLEGLFEFVEAQTVPRGF, translated from the coding sequence ATGATCGAGTCACCACTGCTGGAAAAGCTCAATGGCTATATCGGCGGTCGCTGGACAGATAATGCTCAGGGCAACACCTTTGATGTTTACAACCCGGCGACGGGCGATGTGATCGCAAAAGTTGCCTCCATGTCCGAGTCCGAGGTGGAAGATGCCGTTGCTGCCGGCAAGTCGGCTTTGCGCCTGACCAGCCCCTACTCCATCGAAACCCGCCGCAAGTGGCTGGAAGACATCCGGGATGCGCTGAAGGCGAACAAGGAAGAGGTCGGCCGGATTCTGTGCATGGAACACGGCAAGCCGTTGCACGAAGCCCAGGGTGAAGTGGATTACGCAGCGGGATTCTTTGATTACTGCTCCAAGCACATTCAGGCGCTGGACGCCCACACCATTCCGGAAAAGCCGAAAGACTGCACCTGGACGGTTCACTACCGCCCAGTGGGTGTGACCGGACTGATTACTCCGTGGAACTTCCCGATCGGCATGATCGCGAAGAAACTGTCAGCCGCACTGGCGGCCGGTTGCCCGTCGGTGATCAAGCCGGCCAGCGAGACCCCGCTGACTATGATTGCCCTGTTCTCCTTGATGGACCAGCACACCGACATGCCTGATGGCATGGTCAACCTGGTGATGGGCAAGGCCAGCGTGATCGGCAAGGTGCTGTGTGAGAGTCCGGATGTGCCGATGTTGAGCTTCACCGGTTCCACCGAAGTTGGCCGGAAACTGATCGTCGACACCGCCGAGCAGGTCAAGAAACTTGCGCTGGAACTGGGCGGTAACGCGCCGTTCATCGTCTTCGACGACGCTGACCTGGATGCCGCCGCCGATAACCTGATTGCCAACAAGTTCCGCGGTGGTGGCCAGACCTGTGTCTGCGCTAACCGTATCTTTGTGCATGAAAAGGTGGCTGACGCCTTCGGTGAAAAACTCGCCGAGCGCGTTAACAAGATGACCGTGGGTGATGGCATCAACGGTGATGTAGATCTTGGCCCGCTGATCAACAAGGCCGGTTTCGACAAAGTGAAGCGGCACCTGGAAGACGCGCTCGAGCAGGGCGCCAGCCTGGTGGCCGGCAAGCAGCCGGGCGATCTGGGTGATGGCCTGTTCTTCCCGCCGACGGTCATTACCGACGTCACCCGGGATATGTGCTGTTACCGCGAGGAAACCTTTGGGCCGCTGGTGCCGATGGCACTGTTCCGCACGGAAGAGGAAGTTATTGAGGCCGGTAACGACACCGAGTTCGGTCTGGCCTCTTACGTGTTCACCGGTGACGCCGATCGCGCCCAGCGCGTGGCTGCCGGCCTGCGTTTTGGCCACTGCGGCTGGAATACCGGAACCGGGCCTACGCCGGAAGCGCCATTTGGCGGTATGAAGGCCTCAGGCACTGGTCGCGAAGGTGGTCTGGAAGGTCTGTTTGAGTTTGTCGAAGCGCAGACGGTACCGCGCGGTTTTTAA